The Oceanispirochaeta sp. genome includes the window TGTTTGTTGTTCTTAATGACTTATCCCCTGGGATCTTATATCTGGATTGGTTTTTCCCTTTTTTTATCATTAGTTCTGGAAATCGTGATGTATATTGAATATCCCCGCAGTTCCTGGTTCATGATAATCAGTCTCATCTTTTCCATGATGCTCCAGAAACCGAGAAATGCTTTTCATTCTGAACTTCAAGGACCTGCAATACATGATCTGATCAGCTTTGTATCTTACTCTCTTTTCAGTATCATTATTCTCAGCCTTTATGCAAAAAATAAAAAAATTCTAAAAGAAGAAAAACAGTTGACAGGCCGTCTGGATGATGCAATGAGCAGTATGGCAAAAGCAAACCTGGGATTTCAGTCCTATACAAACAGCCTGGAGCTGGAAACTCTTAAAAAAGAAAGGAAGCGGGTTTCCAGAGAAATTCATGATACGGTGGGTTACTCACTGACAAACATCAGAATAATGCTGGATGCTGCCAGTCTGATGATCGAGAAAAATCCTGAAGAATCGGGAAATCTAATAGGAAAATCAATGTTGGAAGCCAGCTTTTGCCTTGAAGAAACCAGAGCTGCAATGAGACTCCTCAGATCAAAGGAATTAGCACGTCC containing:
- a CDS encoding histidine kinase; this translates as MYIEYPRSSWFMIISLIFSMMLQKPRNAFHSELQGPAIHDLISFVSYSLFSIIILSLYAKNKKILKEEKQLTGRLDDAMSSMAKANLGFQSYTNSLELETLKKERKRVSREIHDTVGYSLTNIRIMLDAASLMIEKNPEESGNLIGKSMLEASFCLEETRAAMRLLRSKELARPKGLRAFFQLVSVFADATGIQVQTEFGNSPDSFGIPIDKAVFRFIQEGLTNSFRHGRATEIHIYFWIQDQVLKVSMQDNGRGTAVMDEGIGITGMKERLDELNGKLDYYNITGGFEVTISIPLHDKNRLTEDKM